A single Fusarium oxysporum Fo47 chromosome IV, complete sequence DNA region contains:
- a CDS encoding major facilitator superfamily domain-containing protein, translating to MGDNDEKKTSRSPEPETGSARRSLDTTTTEEGDVITPAQEVQRQISSQEKDNGDMFPPRTDVPPPPPNGGYGWVCCVCVATINAHTWGLNSSYGVFLAHFIANNTFPGATSLHYAFVGSLSIACAMLVSPLATLCVREFGTKPTLFAGIVLETASLICASFATKIYQLFLTQGVLFGLGMGFLFVPSVGIVPQWFTTRRSLANGISAAGSGLGGLLYSLAAGAIIRNISLAWAYRILGIIVFVVNIICTILVKDRNKIIGSRQAPFDLGLLKRAEFILLLGYGWFSMLGYVVLIFSLANYANFIGLDASQAAMVSAIFNLGQAAGRPFIGYFSDRTGRINMACGTTWLAAILVFAIWVNAKSYGLLLFFTIVGGGMAGTYWATVAPVTAEVVGLADVPAALNLTWVIISLPCTFSTPIALQIVAGTGKYIGAQVFVGVMYIAGGLCLFFLRGWKIGELAEIARATNHDPEEIHRVRSQASGAISIKSRRVGRKKMIAECYKPSKV from the coding sequence ATGGGAGACAACGACGAGAAAAAGACCTCCCGGTCCCCGGAGCCGGAGACGGGTTCGGCTCGGAGGAGTCTGGACACCACCACTACCGAAGAAGGCGATGTCATCACTCCAGCCCAGGAAGTCCAACGGCAAATTTCGAGCCAGGAGAAGGATAATGGTGATATGTTTCCCCCCAGAACAGATGTACCGCCTCCACCACCTAATGGCGGTTATGGATGGGTTTGTTGTGTCTGCGTGGCGACTATCAACGCCCATACATGGGGTCTCAACTCGAGTTACGGAGTCTTTCTCGCCCacttcatcgccaacaacACATTCCCCGGAGCAACATCCCTTCACTACGCCTTTGTCGGATCGTTGAGTATTGCTTGTGCCATGCTTGTCTCACCCCTTGCTACACTCTGCGTCCGCGAATTCGGCACAAAACCTACTCTCTTCGCCGGTATCGTCTTGGAAACCGCTAGCTTGATATGCGCTAGCTTTGCGACCAAGATATATCAACTCTTCCTCACACAGGGTGTTCTCTTTGGTCTAGGAATGGGCTTCCTCTTTGTTCCCAGCGTCGGTATCGTTCCTCAATGGTTCACAACTCGTCGATCTCTTGCAAACGGTATCAGTGCAGCTGGTTCGGGTCTCGGTGGTTTGTTATACTCCTTAGCAGCTGGAGCTATCATCCGGAACATCAGTCTCGCATGGGCGTACAGGATACTCGGCATTAttgtcttcgtcgtcaatATAATCTGCACTATCCTTGTCAAGGATCGTAACAAGATCATCGGCTCTCGTCAAGCACCCTTCGACCTTGGACTCCTCAAACGTGCTGAGTTTATTCTGCTTCTCGGTTATGGATGGTTCAGCATGCTAGGATATGTGGTTCTCATCTTCAGTCTGGCAAACTATGCCAATTTCATTGGCCTCGATGCCTCTCAAGCAGCTATGGTCAGCGCCATCTTCAATCTGGGTCAGGCTGCCGGCCGTCCTTTCATCGGGTACTTCAGTGATCGCACTGGACGAATTAACATGGCCTGCGGGACAACTTGGCTAGCTGCAATTCTCGTCTTTGCTATCTGGGTCAACGCCAAGTCTTatgggcttcttctcttcttcactaTTGTGGGAGGTGGCATGGCTGGAACCTACTGGGCAACCGTAGCTCCAGTCACAGCCGAGGTCGTCGGTCTTGCTGATGTTCCTGCTGCCCTCAACTTGACTTGGGTCATTATCAGCTTGCCTTGTACGTTCAGCACACCCATTGCTCTACAAATTGTCGCCGGCACCGGAAAATACATTGGCGCCCAAGTCTTTGTCGGCGTAATGTATATCGCTGGAGGACTgtgcctcttcttccttcgcGGATGGAAGATTGGCGAACTCGCCGAGATCGCTCGTGCTACGAATCACGATCCCGAGGAAATACATCGGGTTAGATCTCAAGCGAGCGGTGCTATCAGTATCAAGAGCAGGAGAGTTGGTcggaagaagatgatagCTGAATGCTATAAACCCAGCAAGGTTTAG
- a CDS encoding uncharacterized protein (expressed protein), translated as MEKKKQSPKFAPHHHNLTGSTVILDRMSEDPLFGISSALSRHLQIPPAEISSLSLCPRHRSIFCCPERSPLLPFVRQTQIADPKCKPKMKTLLQNTRTRKHKDKDSQLPIPASPFSNTKNPGSHRSSISDTNSHRPHLRQPRPQEPREAKLARQGSDLLLLIKRVLNGNYGRSRFVTDTSFLFSAYRISISVSNLKVACVNALLSERLSVGDHWC; from the coding sequence AtggagaaaaagaaacagtCTCCAAAATTTGCCCCCCATCATCATAACCTGACGGGTTCCACTGTCATCCTTGATCGTATGAGTGAGGATCCGCTCTTTGGTATCTCCTCTGCCTTGTCTCGCCACCTCCAAATTCCGCCTGCGGAAATATCATCTTTGTCGCTCTGTCCGAGACACCGAAGCATCTTTTGTTGCCCTGAAAGGTCACCGTTGCTACCCTTTGTTAGACAAACACAGATTGCGGATCCGAAGTGCAAACCCAAAATGAAGACTTTACTGCAAAACACCAGAACCAGAAAacacaaagacaaagacagccAGTTACCTATTCCCGCCTCACCCTtctccaacaccaaaaacCCTGGCTCTCATCGCTCATCAATCTCTGACACAAACTCGCACAGGCCACATTTACGCCAGCCAAGACCTCAAGAGCCGCGAGAGGCCAAGCTAGCTAGACAAGGATCtgatctgctgctgctcatcaaAAGGGTCTTGAACGGCAACTACGGCCGGTCACGATTTGTTACAGACACATCTTTTCTCTTCAGCGCATATCGGATTTCAATATCCGTGTCCAATCTGAAGGTCGCATGCGTCAATGCCCTCCTGAGTGAGAGGCTGAGTGTTGGTGATCATTGGTGCTAA
- a CDS encoding GPR1/FUN34/yaaH family-domain-containing protein, whose protein sequence is MAQPMPEYQQQFSNESPHDSDKTLERQTTAAHQQAHPHLYAHPSNIHPAFGGALQPGLWKPVEHRKFANPAPLGLCAFALTTFVLSCINMHVRGESSPAIAIPVAFGYGGLVQLCAGMWEMAVGNTFGATALSSYGGFWIAYGLLLTPTWNVLGADGPYEGDTGSVMGFFLTGWWIFTTLLLICTLKSTLAFFSLFFFLDICFLLLACENYAHDLGNHSAQLALQKAAGLFGFLAAFMAWYNALAGLQDSSNSFFQVPVIHFPWSDEGRAHRHHKAEQNLA, encoded by the exons ATGGCTCAACCAATGCCCGAATACCAACAACAATTCTCCAACGAGTCTCCTCACGACTCTGATAAGACTCTGGAGCGTCAGACAACTGCTGcccatcaacaagctcatcccCATCTCTATGCCCATCCATCAAATATCCATCCCGCTTTCGGTGGTGCCCTGCAGCCAGGTCTCTGGAAGCCTGTTGAGCACCGCAAGTTCGCCAACCCAGCTCCTCTAGGACTATGCGCTTTCGCTCTCACAACCTTTGTCCTATCATGCATCAACATGCACGTCCGTGGTGAATCTTCACCTGCTATTGCTATTCCTGTGGCCTTTGGCTATGGTGGTCTTGTTCAGCTTTGCGCTGGCATGTG GGAAATGGCCGTCGGAAACACATTCGGTGCTACCGCCCTATCATCTTACGGCGGCTTCTGGATCGCCTACGGTCTTCTCCTAACACCAACATGGAACGTCCTCGGCGCCGATGGTCCTTATGAGGGTGATACTGGTTCCGTCATGGGATTCTTCCTGACTGGCTGGTGGATCTTCACAAcacttcttctcatctgcACCCTCAAGTCTAccctcgccttcttctccctcttcttcttcctcgacatCTGCTTCCTCTTGCTTGCATGCGAGAACTATGCTCACGACTTGGGCAACCACAGTGCTCAGCTTGCTCTTCAAAAGGCAGCTGGATTGTTTGGGTTCTTGGCTGCATTCATGGCTTGGTACAATGCCCTCGCCGGTCTCCAAGACAGCAG CAACTCCTTCTTCCAGGTTCCCGTCATCCACTTCCCCTGGTCCGATGAGGGTCGGGCACACCGTCACCACAAGGCCGAGCAAAACCTTGCTTAG
- a CDS encoding FAD binding domain-containing protein, translating to MPRILRWTMSRPQILFLSCIGFAVALTAMLYGNIIKTSTVTSVFSKTMSTRPVVVVGSGLAGLSASYEALQHGAPSVHLLDRAPKPGGNSIKASSGINGAGTKFQRAAGVESDTLFYSDSVRSAGSRFHLTQPPVDREALITKLTTESAAAVNWLVDEIGVDLSVVAPLGGHSVARTHRGAGKTPPGAAIIIALLNKLKENEKFSITNLAEVKALLKEGNNVKGVEYELEGKRHNLEGSVLFASGGFAGDATGLLARYRPDLKGIPSTNEERPGSHDILTAVGAELLDMDSVQIHPTGFVDPATPNSMLKFLAAEMLRGEGGILLSPEGSRFVNEMDTREHVSNAIMKLPTATDGDGVIKQWDITILLDPGASAASANHIGFYEWKGLLKKVKVRDLKPAQIAALDKYAKAVAEGTDDEFGRKQRGRWTLKAGEENRDEDIYIGRVTPITHFTMGGVAIDQKARVLKKSEDKLVPIPGLFAAGEITGGIHGDNRLGGSSLLECVVYGRTAGAEVVGSAQ from the coding sequence ATGCCTCGCATCCTTCGCTGGACAATGAGCAGGCCGCAGATCCTGTTCCTTTCATGCATTGGCTTCGCAGTCGCACTTACTGCTATGCTCTACGGAAACATCATTAAAACTTCTACTGTAACTTCTGTTTTCTCAAAGACCATGTCCACGCGTcccgtcgtcgtcgtcggCTCCGGCCTCGCTGGTTTATCAGCATCGTATGAGGCTCTTCAGCACGGGGCTCCATCggttcatcttcttgatcgCGCCCCTAAGCCTGGCGGTAACAGCATCAAGGCTTCGTCTGGTATTAACGGTGCGGGCACCAAGTTTCAGCGCGCTGCTGGCGTGGAGAGCGATACACTTTTCTACAGCGACTCTGTCAGATCGGCTGGGTCACGGTTCCATCTCACACAACCTCCTGTCGATCGTGAGGCTCTCATCACAAAACTCACTACCGAGTCAGCTGCTGCAGTCAACtggcttgttgatgagatcggTGTAGATCTCAGCGTCGTGGCACCACTTGGTGGCCACAGCGTTGCTCGCACTCACCGCGGCGCTGGAAAGACACCGCCCGGAGCCGCCATTATCATCGCTTTActcaacaaactcaaggagaatgagaagTTCTCTATTACCAACCTTGCTGAAGTCAAGGCACTACTTAAGGAGGGAAACAACGTCAAAGGTGTCGAATACGAATTGGAAGGGAAGAGGCACAACCTTGAGGGATCTGTTTTATTCGCCAGTGGTGGCTTCGCTGGAGATGCCACAGGTCTTCTAGCACGTTATCGCCCTGACCTAAAGGGTATCCCTTCGACGAACGAGGAGAGGCCGGGGTCTCACGATATTCTCACCGCTGTTGGAGCTGAGCTATTAGATATGGACAGCGTGCAAATTCATCCAACAGGCTTCGTTGATCCCGCGACGCCCAACTCCATGCTCAAGTTTCTCGCGGCTGAGATGCTCCGTGGTGAAGGCGGTATTCTTCTTTCACCCGAGGGTTCTCGCTTTGTAAACGAGATGGATACTCGTGAGCATGTCAGCAACGCTATTATGAAGCTTCCAACTGCCACTGATGGCGACGGTGTCATCAAGCAATGGGATATTACTATTCTTCTTGACCCTGGTGCCTCTGCTGCATCGGCTAACCACATTGGCTTCTATGAATGGAAGggccttctcaagaaggtcaaggtgCGCGATCTCAAGCCTGCTCAGATCGCTGCCCTGGATAAATATGCCAAGGCTGTCGCTGAGGGCACAGACGATGAGTTCGGCCGTAAGCAGCGTGGACGTTGGACACTCAAGGCCGGAGAGGAGAATCGGGATGAGGATATTTATATCGGCCGAGTAACGCCTATCACACATTTCACCATGGGAGGAGTCGCCATTGATCAGAAGGCCCgtgtgttgaagaagagtgaGGACAAGCTTGTGCCTATTCCTGGCCTTTTTGCTGCTGGTGAGATTACAGGAGGTATTCATGGGGATAATCGTCTGGGAGGATCTTCCCTGCTGGAGTGTGTTGTGTATGGCAGGACGGCTGGTGCTGAAGTTGTTGGCTCGGCTCAGTGA
- a CDS encoding fungal-specific transcription factor domain-containing protein: MTLVADDSTASMARKRPAPSDGGKDARKASLACLTCRKKKVRCSGTTPCQYCTKRGLDCRVPEHGHKRMYMANRIEELESKLARYERDGYDGLPSTLPPRASEPPVSTTQNGQRRDSNSNPQISHSSPQDPLHVRSRSSSFIRPSTSFSAPLAQHKYPPYDGTQASPAATILAGSSLSSSHTFGSRVQDLLGSSRPESEPTSKPWISPEANLRHEVISHPWRLSSSDFPKLPPRDEAQRLLDTALFYIGQSQHHIDAREFSDKMWAFYQNRDDPAQMESLWVLEMILMIAIGTLFDANPEGNDDFSGVRLFEYAHRNVPTLSDLRFNGKLGIEIFALFAIYLGNMNRKEEAYLYISTAMRLAISQKYHRVCGTRHLMQSERVHMNRLWWTIYMQERRLAAATGNPPSIGDEAINIPLPTDSPGFPPVGPMCTNIRIARATGRILAVLYNPEDESESTFIPHVQDIVKSLYQISQEIPSDAVTDVYNLGRDQSLRTTASLHLMLFQATILTIRPLMLHAAKLILSGNGLTGEQLHASPLGRLSRTCAEAARRQLKVVATLRKRNMIAIFGFYDFEASFSAAFIMILAAILDSVCEESMKINPKPGLTQALEEIQHLADHGNTYARERLQEVKRLWKVMAQKIESLQVVNVSPQGPSGEGQTTNGVAQTNGATPSGFGGLHRGELLPGDQSQTSPEDFMPLDTDLWDNFSNLWVPMPEVVEGGSQQEMMMGDIPTDDFYKHCYSMYNNPDWDLTGEDVGDFAELGRHIQDS; the protein is encoded by the exons ATGACCCTCGTGGCCGACGACTCAACTGCCTCGATGGCTCGGAAGCGTCCGGCGCCCTCCGATGGGGGAAAAGATGCACGCAAAGCATCATTGGC GTGTCTTACATGTAGGAAGAAAAAGGTTCGGTGTTCGGGGACTACTCCTTGCCAGTACTGCACCAAGCGTGGATTGGACTGCAGGGTTCCCGAGCATGGACATAAGCGCATGTATATGGCCAA TCGTatcgaggaacttgagagCAAATTGGCTAGATATGAAAGAGATGGCTACGATGGACTGCCTTCAACTCTACCTCCTAGGGCATCTG AACCCCCAGTTTCTACTACACAGAACGGCCAAAGGAGAGACTCCAATTCTAACCCACAAATATCTCACTCCTCCCCTCAAGACCCTCTCCATGTTAgatcaagatcctcaagcTTCATCCGCCCTTCTACAAGTTTCTCCGCACCCCTAGCTCAACATAAATATCCTCCTTATGATGGCACTCAAGCATCACCAGCTGCAA CTATCCTTGCTGGGTCTTCCCTCAGCTCTAGTCATACTTTTGGCTCCCGAGTCCAAGATTTACTCGGCTCGTCTCGTCCCGAGTCAGAGCCGACTTCAAAACCCTGGATCAGCCCTGAAGCAAACTTACGTCACGAAGTTATCAGCCATCCATGGCGTCTCTCCAGCAGTGACTTTCCAAAGTTGCCCCCAAGAGATGAGGCTCAACGGTTGTTAGATACAGCCCTGTTCTATATCGGCCAGTCACAGCATCATATTGATGCCCGTGAGTTTTCTGATAAAATGTGGGCTTTCTACCAGAATCGTGATGATCCTGCTCAGATGGAGTCTCTGTGGGTTCTCGAGATGATTCTTATGATTGCTATTGGAACCCTGTTCGACGCCAACCCCGAGGGGAATGACGACTTTTCTGGGGTCAGACTCTTTGAGTATGCCCATAGAAACGTTCCGACGTTGTCAGACTTGCGATTCAATGGAAAACTTGGTATTGAGATTTTCGCTCTCTTTGCCATCTATCTCGGCAACATGAATCGTAAGGAAGAGGCATATCTCTAT ATTAGCACCGCCATGCGCTTGGCAATTTCACAGAAGTATCACAGAGTATGTGGAACAAGGCACTTGATGCAGTCTGAGAGAGTTCATATGAACCGTCTCTGGTGGACTATTTACATGCAAGAACG ACGTTTGGCTGCAGCGACAGGCAACCCTCCGAGCATTGGTGATGAGGCAATCAACATCCCTCTTCCCACTGATTCACCTGGCTTCCCACCTGTTGGCCCGATGTGCACAAACATCAGGATCGCCCGAGCCACGGGTCGTATCTTGGCTG TGCTCTATAATCCTGAAGACGAGTCAGAATCTACCTTTATTCCTCACGTCCAAGATATTGTCAAATCCTTATACCAGATCTCCCAAGAAATCCCTTCAGATGCAGTTACAGATGTGTATAACTTGGGTCGGGACCAGTCTTTGAGAACGACTGCTTCATTGCATCTGATGCTCTTCCAG GCAACAATTCTTACGATTCGACCACTCATGCTACATGCCGCGAAACTCATTCTCAGCGGAAATGGCCTCACAGGAGAACAGCTACATGCGTCACCTCTCGGAAGACTATCGAGGACTTGCGCTGAGGCTGCAAGGCGACAGCTCAAGGTTGTCGCCACGCTCAGAAAACGCAACATGATCG CAATCTTCGGCTTTTACGACTTCGaagcctccttctcagctgcGTTCATCATGATTCTCGCTGCGATCCTGGATTCAGTCTGTGAAGAGAGTATGAAAATCAACCCCAAGCCCGGCTTGACCCAGGCATTGGAAGAAATACAGCACCTTGCTGACCATGGAAACACGTATGCTCGCGAGAGATTGCAAGAGGTCAAGAGACTATGGAAGGTAATGGCACAAAAGATCGAGTCACTACAAGTGGTCAACGTGTCTCCTCAAGGTCCATCTGGCGAAGGCCAAACTACCAACGGTGTCGCACAAACCAACGGTGCAACCCCCTCTGGTTTCGGCGGCCTACACCGTGGCGAGCTCCTCCCAGGAGACCAAAGCCAAACATCGCCAGAAGATTTCATGCCTCTCGACACAGACTTATGGGACAACTTCTCTAACCTCTGGGTTCCTATGCCTGAAGTCGTAGAGGGGGGCTCACAgcaggagatgatgatgggggaTATTCCGACTGATGACTTCTATAAGCATTGCTATTCTATGTATAATAACCCGGACTGGGATCTTACGGGTGAGGATGTCGGGGACTTTGCTGAGCTTGGAAGACATATTCAGGATTCATGA
- a CDS encoding fungal-specific transcription factor domain-containing protein has product MASSPPRQKRRKASCKEFQCTHEGCGRTYSRAEHLQRHQLNHSPKEIYYCDYPDCSFTFVRKDLYARHKLRHERQVQQYGNGRLSQRPQKEFSKLPRQRSERYSFSEDGSAWSDTQDEARETPANERQASTTRMSMDASAIDPNNSKQFGVDGGLSRQDSGQRNDLGSASGYYADQRQLESRESSPEKQAISTLPSFRIDQMPPADMSMPLASPELTTRPERARTQSYAMPNGLSTSNEQIMEEQHFGLSPSSTDEFTTWLFTGQGLGSNYNNFIPGNFGMAGYSNNFGQLCTDYTAQPGLMGGSYVEPINSLWFQSEPMAMATPMVDVSQFGKTGLSEHKRQSLLHYMMQRFNEISLHGSRSAADIKDEIFGSDTDAENHVLSHVNVERYLNSYWDNFHDQLPILHRPTFIPETANDFLLLAVLIMGASMLDKKGASEDSVDKISKFTTFVSWNLRWQVFMHADSHPPAKLWVIQTLLLLEVYEKMNATRVLHERAHIYFPTTLSLMRRGSALTGKQSSYASRVPTPMGSPKIGSSRLFPGPNKPGFNSSPEKWWDHWIAQEATRRAALAAFIIDATHAALFGHTPTLVIHEIKLPLPCDNTLWSSDSPSEIGCVESSLHANGVTPITFLDGLQRTLNGQRVRTSPFGRIALLAALLSVTWQMHQRDLDRSTLGTDTIPGVQERWRPKLLRAFDWWKKDYDDGVAHVKHAAFDWQRLGLSSRGGSDDGDAMETLGTVLYHLGHITVYISMPELCIFAGVPQILGRTVSSVDWRRTEAKIKEWVASPGAIGGVYHALQLIRLILLQEAPRRGVTKDASGMPSAFSPSTYPKYDAGSDKLLVRAWALYYASLVLWAYGYVQDGNIEPFPDHLQYPSSSYGIPTMATEASVHSSSAQGTINTPQGSHPEQTPMSSNMDYEALKRDRHEDLRTYLQIMIPPTIDSIKAFHLHQNQAGVVGNRNKIIGLLSVVDDALTNTRWELLSEARNRLKMAASMMQQPREPRM; this is encoded by the exons atggcttcatcaccCCCGCGCCAGAAACGCCGCAAGGCTTCGTGCAAAGAGTTCCAATGCACCCATGAAGGTTGCGGGAGGACATATTCCCGAGCCGAGCATCTTCAACGGCATCAACTCAATC ACTCCCCCAAAGAGATCTACTACTGTGACTATCCGGATTGCTCATTTACTTTCGTCAGGAAAGATCTCTATGCGCGTCATAAATTGAGACATGAGAGACAGGTGCAACAGTATGGAAATGGTCGGCTTTCTCAGAGGCCCCAGAAGGAGTTTTCTAAATTACCGAGGCAGCGGAGTGAGAGGTACTCGTTCAGTGAGGATGGTTCAGCGTGGAGTGACACCCAAGATGAAGCACGAGAGACACCAGCGAACGAACGACAAGCTTCGACAACTCGGATGTCCATGGATGCATCGGCAATTGACCCCAACAACTCGAAACAGTTCGGGGTTGATGGAGGGCTATCCCGACAAGACTCTGGCCAGCGAAATGACCTAGGAAGCGCAAGTGGCTACTATGCTGACCAACGACAACTCGAAAGTCGCGAATCTTCACCAGAAAAGCAAGCTATAAGCACTTTACCGTCGTTCCGGATTGATCAGATGCCTCCTGCTGACATGTCCATGCCTCTGGCAAGTCCTGAACTGACTACTCGCCCGGAGCGCGCTCGCACACAATCTTATGCCATGCCTAATGGATTATCAACGTCCAATGAACAAATCATGGAAGAGCAGCATTTCGGACTCTCACCATCTAGCACAGATGAATTCACGACGTGGCTCTTCACTGGTCAAGGACTAGGCTCAAATTACAACAATTTCATACCAGGAAACTTCGGCATGGCAGGATACTCGAACAATTTCGGCCAGCTATGTACGGATTACACGGCTCAGCCGGGCTTGATGGGCGGTTCTTATGTCGAACCCATCAACAGCCTTTGGTTCCAGTCTGAACCAATGGCGATGGCTACACCAATGGTCGATGTATCACAATTTGGAAAGACCGGTCTTTCAGAGCACAAGAGGCAGTCGTTGCTTCATTATATGATGCAGCGATTCAACGAGATCAGTCTACATGGAAGCAGATCAGCAGCagatatcaaggatgagatttTTGGCAGCGATACTGATGCCGAGAATCATGTTCTCAGCCACGTCAACGTGGAACGTTATCTCAACTCATACTGGGACAACTTCCACGACCAACTGCCCATCCTTCACCGCCCAACATTCATCCCGGAAACCGCCAATGACTTTTTGTTGCTGGCTGTTCTTATCATGGGAGCCTCGATGCTGGACAAAAAGGGAGCATCTGAAGATTCCGTGGACAAAATTTCAAAGTTCACCACGTTTGTCTCCTGGAACCTTCGTTGGCAGGTCTTCATGCATGCGGACTCTCATCCACCTGCAAAACTCTGGGTCATCCAGACACTCTTACTTCTGGAGGTAtatgagaagatgaacgCAACTCGAGTTCTTCATGAGCGTGCTCATATTTACTTCCCTACGACATTATCGCTGATGCGTAGAGGAAGTGCTCTTACCGGAAAACAATCTTCATATGCCTCTCGGGTCCCAACTCCAATGGGCAGTCCTAAGATAGGATCTTCGAGACTATTCCCTGGACCGAATAAACCAGGGTTCAATTCTTCACCCGAAAAATGGTGGGACCATTGGATTGCTCAAGAAGCCACGCGTCGAGCTGCCCTTGCTGCGTTTATCATTGATGCTACCCATGCCGCTCTTTTTGGCCATACACCGACGCTGGTGATCCATGAGATCaagcttcctcttccttgcgaCAACACCTTATGGTCTTCAGACTCACCATCGGAAATCGGCTGTGTTGAGTCAAGTCTGCACGCAAACGGCGTCACGCCTATCACTTTCCTTGACGGACTACAACGCACGCTCAACGGACAAAGAGTGAGAACAAGCCCGTTTGGAAGAATTGCACTTCTTGCAGCACTTCTATCCGTGACATGGCAAATGCATCAAAGAGATTTGGACCGTTCAACACTTGGGACCGACACCATACCTGGCGTTCAAGAACGATGGCGTCCAAAGCTTCTAAGGGCATTTGACTGGTGGAAGAAGGACTacgatgatggtgttgctCATGTCAAGCACGCTGCTTTTGATTGGCAGAGACTAGGCTTGAGCAGCAGAGGTGGAagtgatgatggcgatgccATGGAGACACTTGGTACAGTGCTTTATCATCTGGGCCATATTACCGTATACATCAGTATGCCAGAGCTTTGCATCTTTGCGGGCGTTCCTCAGATCCTTGGACGCACTGTGTCTTCTGTGGACTGGAGAAGAACTGAGGCTAAGATCAAGGAATGGGTTGCTTCGCCTGGAGCCATTGGTGGAGTTTATCACGCGCTCCAGCTCATTCGGcttattcttcttcaagaagcgCCCAGGAGAGGCGTGACGAAGGATGCTAGTGGTATGCCATCAGCATTTTCCCCATCTACTTATCCCAAGTACGATGCTGGGAGCGACAAGCTGCTAGTCAGGGCCTGGGCATTATACTATGCTTCTCTGGTATTATGGGCATATGGATATGTGCAAGATGGAAACATCGAGCCGTTCCCAGATCATCTACAATACCCTTCCAGCAGTTATGGTATACCGACGATGGCGACCGAGGCTAGTGTTCACTCATCCTCTGCCCAAGGCACTATCAACACTCCTCAAGGATCTCATCCTGAGCAGACGCCCATGTCATCGAATATGGACTACGAAGCGTTGAAGCGTGATCGCCATGAGGATCTTCGGACATATCTGCAAATCATGATCCCGCCCACCATCGACTCCATCAAAGCCTTCCACTTACACCAAAACCAAGCTGGCGTAGTTGGAAACAGAAATAAGATCATTGGTTTGTTGAGTGTTGTTGACGATGCATTGACGAACACACGTTGGGAGCTTTTGTCTGAGGCAAGGAATAGGCTGAAGATGGCGGCGTCAATGATGCAACAGCCTCGTGAGCCAAGGATGTGA